The Cognatishimia activa nucleotide sequence CTACTCTGTGGTGGGACGGTTGGACCGTCGCGAAAAACGTCTCTGACGATGAAGCGTCATCTACCTTCAAAGCACTGACACACGCGATCCGCCCTGCAATTCTGGATGACGAAGAAACCGCGATCCAAGCAGTTTGGTTGATCGATGGCTACGACCCAACTCCAGCGGCTGAAGGTGTCTTTGCGGCGGCGCAATCCGGCACAATCCCTTACCCAATGCTCCCATTCATGGGCCTAATGCACACCGCGCTGGGCGCTGAACTGACAGACTTCATGCAGGGCAAAGAAAGCGCTGAGCAAGCTCTGAAAGACGTTGAAGCGGCTTACACCGCAGCAGCAAAAGAAAAAGGCTTCCTCTAAGAAGCCCGTCGTCGAGAGGGGGCTTTGGCCTCCTCTCAACACCCCTCTGACCTGCCGGAGCAGCCATGAAACATCGCACCTTCTTCTGGTTTTTCCTACCTACGGGCCTTGCAATGCTTTTGTTCATTGCCATGCCGTTGATCTCGATCATCTCGCAATCTCTGTTTGCACCTCATGAAGCGGTATTTGTCACAGTCGAAAACTGTGGACCGTTCGGATGTACGCAAGAAACCTCGATCGACCAGGAAGCCACCGCTGAATTGCGAGAATCTCAGCCAATGGGACGTTTCGTTGGGCTGGATGTGTATCTTGACCGAGGCCATCTCGCAGTTGCTGAGGTCGGTGAGGCATGGCGCACATCACCAACCGTCGGAGAGTTTTTCAGCACGATTTACAATCTGCCATTCTATCGTGCGATGGCCTTTACGCTGACATACACCTTTGTATGCACACCGCTTCTGATCGCACTGGGCTTTTTCATTGCGATTTCCGTGAATGCGCTGAACCGGCACTTAAAAGGCTTTGTCATCTTCTTCTCCTTGCTGCCGATGATCGTGACCCCGTTGGTTGGCTCTTTGATCCTGTTCTGGATGATCGACAGTCGCGGCGTCTTGGGGAATCTAATTTCTTACTTAGCGGACGATCCCGATCTATCGCTAAAGGCCTCTTCGCCGCTGATGTGGGTTTCTCTGATTATCTACGGGATTTGGTCTTCTGCGCCATTCGCCTTTGTTGTTTTCTATGCTGGTCTCCAGACCGTGCCACAGGACACGATTGAAGCTGCTCAGATCGACGGCGCGACACGCTGGCAGCAGATCCGATTTGTCACCATTCCGCACCTGATGCCATTGGTGACATTCGTGGCGCTCATTCAGCTTATGGATAACTTCCGCGTCTTTGAACCAATCGTGGGCTTTAGTGCTGAGGCCCATGCGACCTCGCTCAGCTGGATAATCTTCAACGACCTTGGAGGCGAAACCCAACAATTGTCGGCCGCAGCTACAACTTCGGTGCTGACGGTTATCGGTGTCGCCATTCTTCTATCGCCCGTGCTGGTACGTACATGGCGTGACTTCAAAGGACGGAGCTAATCATGTCGAGTGTTGCAACCCGTAAACCGCTGCCACTGAAAATTGCGCTTTGGGCCTTTGTTGTTGTCTGGTTGATGATGGCGGCCTTTCCATTCCTCTGGACGCTATGGGGCAGTTTCAAAGTCGAACTCGATTTCTTCTCCATTGCGGATTGGACCAATGCCCTGACCGGGGCGAATACCGAACGTACATATGGGTCACCCTTTACTGGCGTCGGCTATGAAGGTGCTTGGGCCCAAGAGGCCTTCTGGCGCAATGTGATCAACACCAGCTTCGTTTGTATCTTCGTAGTTTGTACCTCTCTGACGATCGGTACGCTGGGTGGATACGCACTTTCGCGCTCAGGTTACAAATACGTGTTTTGGCTGCTGATTATCGCTCTGATTTTTCGTGCGATCCCACCAATCACTCTGGTGTCCGGTTACCTACCTGTGTTCTTCCAATACAACGTCTGGGGCTACCTGCCGACTGCGATTATCGTTCTTGTGGCGATCAACCAGCCTTTTACTCTGTGGATGTTGCATTCCTTCTTTGAATCGATCCCGAAAGAACTGGATGAAAGCGCCAAAGTTGATGGGTGCACACAGTTCCAGGCCTTCCGTCGTGTGATCATTCCGGTGATGTGGCCAGGCGTCATCACAACTGGTCTCTTCAGCTTCCTCTTGGCTTATAACGACTTTGCTGTGACCCAGATGATCCTGAATGAAAACAATCGGACCATGAT carries:
- a CDS encoding carbohydrate ABC transporter permease: MSSVATRKPLPLKIALWAFVVVWLMMAAFPFLWTLWGSFKVELDFFSIADWTNALTGANTERTYGSPFTGVGYEGAWAQEAFWRNVINTSFVCIFVVCTSLTIGTLGGYALSRSGYKYVFWLLIIALIFRAIPPITLVSGYLPVFFQYNVWGYLPTAIIVLVAINQPFTLWMLHSFFESIPKELDESAKVDGCTQFQAFRRVIIPVMWPGVITTGLFSFLLAYNDFAVTQMILNENNRTMIPAINAFLGTTQTEGNVMFAVAAVVSATAPLFVMVLFFQRQIVSGLTAGAVKG
- a CDS encoding carbohydrate ABC transporter permease is translated as MKHRTFFWFFLPTGLAMLLFIAMPLISIISQSLFAPHEAVFVTVENCGPFGCTQETSIDQEATAELRESQPMGRFVGLDVYLDRGHLAVAEVGEAWRTSPTVGEFFSTIYNLPFYRAMAFTLTYTFVCTPLLIALGFFIAISVNALNRHLKGFVIFFSLLPMIVTPLVGSLILFWMIDSRGVLGNLISYLADDPDLSLKASSPLMWVSLIIYGIWSSAPFAFVVFYAGLQTVPQDTIEAAQIDGATRWQQIRFVTIPHLMPLVTFVALIQLMDNFRVFEPIVGFSAEAHATSLSWIIFNDLGGETQQLSAAATTSVLTVIGVAILLSPVLVRTWRDFKGRS